The following are encoded in a window of Phocoena phocoena chromosome 2, mPhoPho1.1, whole genome shotgun sequence genomic DNA:
- the FOXB1 gene encoding forkhead box protein B1, translated as MPRPGRNTYSDQKPPYSYISLTAMAIQSSPEKMLPLSEIYKFIMDRFPYYRENTQRWQNSLRHNLSFNDCFIKIPRRPDQPGKGSFWALHPSCGDMFENGSFLRRRKRFKVLKSDHLAPSKPADAAQYLQQQAKLRLSALAASGTHLPQMPAAAYNLGGVAQPSGFKHPFAIENIIAREYKMPGGLAFSAMQPVPAAYPLPNQLTTMGSSLGTGWPHVYGSAGMIDSATPISMASGDYSAYGVPLKPLCHAAGQTLPAIPVPIKPTPAAVPALPALPAPIPTLLSNSPPSLSPTSSQTATSQSSPATPSETLTSPASALHSVAVH; from the coding sequence ATGCCTCGGCCCGGCCGCAACACGTACAGCGACCAGAAGCCGCCCTACTCGTATATCTCGCTGACCGCCATGGCCATCCAGAGCTCGCCCGAAAAGATGCTGCCCTTGAGCGAGATCTACAAGTTCATCATGGACCGCTTTCCCTACTACCGGGAGAACACGCAGCGCTGGCAGAACAGCCTGCGCCACAACCTTTCCTTCAACGACTGCTTCATCAAGATACCGCGGCGGCCAGACCAGCCCGGCAAGGGCAGCTTCTGGGCGCTGCACCCCAGCTGCGGGGACATGTTCGAGAACGGCAGCTTCCTGAGGCGCCGCAAGCGCTTCAAGGTGCTCAAGTCGGACCACCTGGCGCCCAGCAAGCCCGCTGACGCGGCGCAGTACCTGCAGCAGCAGGCCAAGCTGCGCCTCAGCGCGCTGGCCGCCTCGGGCACGCACCTGCCGCAGATGCCCGCCGCCGCCTACAACCTGGGCGGCGTGGCGCAGCCCTCGGGCTTCAAGCATCCCTTCGCCATCGAGAATATCATCGCGCGCGAGTACAAGATGCCTGGGGGACTGGCCTTCTCCGCCATGCAGCCCGTGCCCGCCGCCTACCCGCTCCCCAACCAGTTGACTACCATGGGCAGCTCGCTGGGTACTGGCTGGCCACACGTGTACGGTTCGGCAGGCATGATCGATTCGGCCACCCCCATCTCCATGGCTAGTGGCGATTACAGCGCCTACGGCGTGCCGTTGAAGCCTCTGTGCCACGCAGCGGGCCAGACGCTGCCCGCCATCCCCGTGCCCATTAAGCCCACGCCGGCCGCAGTGCCCGCGCTGCCCGCACTGCCTGCGCCCATCCCCACACTGCTCTCGAACTCGCCGCCCTCGCTCAGCCCCACGTCCTCTCAAACAGCCACCAGCCAAAGCAGCCCCGCCACTCCCAGCGAAACGCTCACCAGCCCGGCCTCCGCCCTGCACTCAGTGGCGGTGCACTGA